The following are encoded together in the Lactuca sativa cultivar Salinas chromosome 1, Lsat_Salinas_v11, whole genome shotgun sequence genome:
- the LOC111916382 gene encoding uncharacterized protein LOC111916382: MTTPTSSSSKAEVESFQRTGKDGSVTLHYPMLTKINYAVWAIKMRVNLQAQGVWEVIKNAKTDERKDRMALAAIYQAIPEDILLMLAEKYTTKEAWETLNMMHMGADRVKEAKAQTLRSDFEVIQMKDSESVYDFSMRLNTIVTGIRSLGEKIEEITVMKKFLRAVPIRFIQIVTSIEQFGDLKNMTVEEVMGRLKTHEERLRSYGEKEGGPSLLLTHTNWASRSKQTGERNSSNSLRGRGGHGNRGWGQGRGRGRGQGGGREYNTNRNDHNPSRKDKNKIKCFTCEQFGHYALECPKKNRGEEANLTQAN, encoded by the coding sequence ATGACTACACCAACTTCGTCATCTTCTAAAGCCGAAGTTGAAAGTTTTCAAAGGACCGGGAAAGACGGTAGTGTTACGTTACACTATCCAATGCTCACGAAGATAAACTACGCGGTGTGGGCCATAAAAATGCGAGTGAATTTACAAGCACAAGGAGTATGGGAAGTAATTAAAAATGCAAAAACGGATGAACGTAAAGATCGGATGGCTCTTGCGGCTATTTATCAAGCAATTCCAGAGGACATACTTCTGATGTTAGCTGAGAAGTACACAACTAAAGAAGCATGGGAAACGCTTAATATGATGCACATGGGAGCCGATCGGGTAAAGGAGGCTAAAGCTCAAACCTTGAGAAGTGACTTCGAGGTGATCCAGATGAAAGACAGTGAATCGGTATATGATTTTTCAATGAGATTGAATACTATCGTAACTGGTATTCGATCTCTAGGTGAAAAGATCGAAGAAATTACAGTTATGAAGAAGTTTCTGCGAGCCGTACCGATACGATTTATACAAATCGTAACATCTATCGAGCAATTCGGAGATTTGAAGAATATGACGGTGGAAGAAGTTATGGGTCGTCTTAAGACCCATGAAGAGAGACTTCGAAGCTATGGAGAAAAAGAAGGAGGACCTTCTTTATTGCTTACACATACCAATTGGGCATCTCGTTCGAAGCAAACTGGTGAGAGAAACTCGTCAAACAGTTTAAGGGGACGAGGAGGACATGGTAACCGAGGCTGGGGACAAGGTCGAGGTCGTGGACGTGGCCAAGGAGGTGGTCGCGAGTACAATACAAATCGGAATGACCATAATCCTTCTCGAAaggataaaaataaaatcaaatgttTTACTTGTGAACAATTTGGTCATTATGCATTGGAGTGTCCAAAGAAGAATCGAGGTGAGGAGGCGAACCTCACTCAAGCCAACTAA
- the LOC122195465 gene encoding secreted RxLR effector protein 161-like: MEPKLKVKKDKDGEKVDPTEYRRVVGCLRYLTHTRPDLSYSVGIASRFTEEPTTLHFQVVKHILRYVKGTVDYGLNYGRGREIEDLVGFTDSDLGGDLVNSKSTSGMIFYLGRNAITWQSQKQKTVALSTCEAEFMAATTTECQAIWLANLVKELTGHHIMPITLYVDNKSAITLMKNHVFHGRSKHIDIRYHFIRECDERGQIIVEYVNSKDQRADIFTKALAYVKYGEMRNMIGVTNLEPISV, translated from the coding sequence ATGGAACCTAAGTTGAAGGTTAAGAAGGATAAAGATGGTGAAAAAGTTGATCCAACTGAATATAGGCGAGTGGTAGGTTGTTTGAGGTACTTGACTCACACTCGACCAGACCTGTCCTATTCAGTTGGAATTGCAAGTCGTTTCACGGAGGAACCAACCACTTTGCATTTTCAAGTTGTGAAACACATCTTACGATACGTAAAAGGAACCGTTGATTATGGACTCAACTATGGAAGAGGTCGTGAAATTGAAGATTTGGTTGGTTTTACCGATAGTGATCTTGGAGGTGACCTTGTTAATAGCAAGAGCACAAGTGGAATGATTTTCTATTTGGGAAGGAATGCGATAACTTGGCAATCCCAAAAGCAAAAGACTGTTGCTTTGTCCACATGTGAAGCCGAGTTCATGGCAGCTACAACAACAGAATGTCAAGCCATTTGGCTTGCTAATCTCGTGAAAGAGCTCACGGGACATCATATCATGCCTATCACCTTATATGTTGATAACAAGTCAGCAATCACATTGATGAAAAATCATGTGTTTCATGGACGAAGCAAACACATTGACATTCGTTATCACTTCATACGAGAATGTGATGAACGTGGGCAAATTATAGTCGAATATGTCAACTCGAAGGATCAACGGGCGGACATCTTTACAAAGGCTTTAGCATACGTGAAATATGGTGAAATGCGAAACATGATCGGAGTGACGAATCTCGAGCCAATTTCGGTTTAA